From the Lacipirellulaceae bacterium genome, the window TTGAGTCACCACTCCAATGCGACCGCGGAGATCGCGAATACGCACGCTTCTCAAGTCCACACCGTCAATCGCCACGGCACCTTGCTTTGGATCGTAGAACCGCGGCAGTAGGTTCATCAGTGTACTCTTGCCGCAACCATTGGGTCCGACCAACGCGATTGTCTCGCCCGGTTGGATCGTCAGGTCGATGTTCTTGAGAACAGGCTCTTCTTCCTTGTAGGAGAATGAAACGTCGCGGAACTGAATCCGCCCCAACTTCCTTGGAAGCACTACGGGGACGGAAGGATCAGCAACTTCAGTTTCACGGTCGAACAATTCAAACAAGTGATCCGACGCGGCGAACGATTGTTGCAAACCGTTGAAGATGCCCGACAGACGACGAATCGGGTCGCTCGCCCCAGCGAGAAAACCGTAGAACAGTGTCAGCCACCCGTGGGTCAATGGCTCGTCACTAATTCGAATTCCTAGGAGGTGCGTCTGCTGATTCAGTACGAGATAGCCACCAGCCACCACTGCCGCGACGATCATGCCGATGCCCATCATTTCGGTCAGCGGGCTAACGAGCGAATCGTAGAAGGCGATCCGCATTGATTTTCGGTAATACTGCTTCGATTGCTGGTGAAAACGGCTCCGCTCACGGGATTCACTTGTGAAGGCTTTGACGACTTTCAAGCCGCTAAAAGTCTCTTCGAGGCGATCGTAAACCAATGACAGCTCTTCCAATGCCTTGCGGTTCGCCCGCTTCAGCGCCTTGGCCAGCCAGTGAATTGCATAGCCGCTCAGCGGTGCAGAGATCATCGTCAACAACAACAACTGCCAGCTAATCCAAGCCGCTCCTGCGAGGCAGACAACAATCATCAACGGCGCACGCAGTGCCGTACCGAACACTTGATTCGTACCGTAGGCGGCCAGGTTGACGTCGCCCGTGAAGCGATTCATCAAATCGCCGGGAGAGGTTTGTCCGAACGTGCTTAAGTCGAGCCTGAGAGTGCGACGGTAAAACTGTTTACGGAGCTCGAAGGCCGTGAGATGACGCAATCGTGCGGTGCAGAAGGCCCCCATGATGCGGAACAGACTCTTGATGACCGTCCCCAGAAACAATCCCGCGCAGACCAGGGCTAACGTCGTAAAAGCGGTCGTGGGTAGATACTCGTGCGCGAGCGGTGCCCAACGTTGGAGCTGAGCAAGCTTCGTTTCCTTCCTGCTAATTTCGCTATTCAAGTAGCCGAGTTCTTGCCGCGCCTGCTTCTCGTCTTCATTCTTGGCATCTAATGTGTCACGGATTTCGGCCGCAGACTGGTTAAGATCTGCCAGTTCGCTTTGTGTCGCGACGATGTTCTCGTCGACGTACTGCGGAATCGACTTCCCCGCCATCACGATGTCGACGATCGGATAGATGGCCGTGATGTTCCCGCCCCAGAGCAGTGCAATCGAGAGCGAACAGCAGACCGAGGCGATCACCGTGATACGGTGTCGCAATGCAATTCGAAGGACGCGAAGAAAGTTGTTCATCGAAGTATCAGGGCGGTCAGGCGACCGAAAAATGCTAGCAGTGGTGTCGACGTCCTAGAGACGCGTCGCGGTTTGTAGCAAACGATTCCACTGCAAGCGAGACGAAAAACGCCTTTTGTTGGATTCTGACGATTTTGCCGCCGATACCTATTTTGCGAGCTATTCCGCTGCACCCGTGATGCGGTAGCTCCGGGCGTTTCGCCTGACCATCGGAAGATAACTTGAAACAACGCCACCCGTGTGGCCGCGAAAGTATCCTGGGGGGGATCAACGATGAAGAACTTGTCTCTATTGGTAGCCGTCTGCTGCCTGCTAGCAACCGGCTGTGCCTCGTCGGGACTCTTGGGTGGAGGATGCGGCGACTGCTGCGAGCCCTGCCACGTTTCGCGTTCGAACAGCGCTCCACGACCACAAATTTGCCGCGATGCTTGCCTGCCTTGCAACGGAGGACTGGGACTGTTCAATCGCGACAAAGGTTGCGAAGTCGCCTGTGGTTGCGAAATGGATTGCTGCGAAGATGGCTGCTGCGACAGCGGTTGTTGCGGTGACTGCTGCGACTGCGATATCTGCCAGCAAGGGTTGCTCGGCAAGAATCGTAGTTGCCGCGATTGTATGAACCGTTGTGATGATCGGTGTCGCCAGGGAATCGGTCGCATTGCTTCAGGCTTCTGCCCTAACAGTGCAGGCTATCCCGCGTCTTATAACTACAATCCTGGTCCACAAACCGGCCAAGTTGCTTATCCCTACTACACCGTCCGGGGGCCACGCGACTTCTTGCAAGCCAATCCGACCCGTATCGGGCCTAACTGACCAAACCATTTTGGGCTAAGCCACAAGTGGTAATCAGCGTGCAAGGAAGCACGGACACGCCAACCGCCTTACGCATGCACGGAAGCATGTCCGGCGGTTGGCTTTTTGTTCTTGAGTCGATGCCATTCGACTCAGAAGGAGAGCTTCTCGAATGAAGACTTCTACGCTAGACCTCGCTCACAACGAGCGTGATATTCTGCCCGCCGAAGCCGAAGCTGTTGGTTGCAACCGTCTTGCACTGATGGTCGCGGGCTGCGTTGGGGACGTAGTCGAGATCGCAATTCGGGTCGGGCGTTTCGTAGTTAATCGTGGGCGGAACGACATTCTCGGCTAGCGTCTTCAAACAAATAATGAGCTCAGTGGCACCCGCGGCGGCAATCAAGTGCCCGGTCATGCTCTTGGTACTGCTGACCGGAACTTTGTAGGCATAGTCGCCCATCGACTGCTTAATGGCGAGCGTCTCGACTTTGTCGTTCACTGCGGTGCTGGTGCCGTGTGCGTTGACGTAGTCGATTGTCTCAGGATTGATCCCGGCGTCTTCCATCGCCATCTTCATGCAAGCCGTGCCGCCACGGCCCTCGGGATGCGTGTCGGTAATGCGGAACGCATCGGCCGTCGTGCCGTAGCCGGTGATTTCCCCATAGATGTGCGCTCCACGAGCTTTGGCATGTTCGTACTCTTCAAGCACGACAATCGAAGAGCCTTCGCCCAGCACGAACCCGTCGCGGTTCAAATCAAAGGGCCGGCTTGCTTTTTCAGGCTCGTCGTTGCTTTCGCTCAATGCGGTCAGCAGGTTGAACCCGGTAACGCCGAACGGATGGATCATGCTATGCGCGCCGCCGGAGATCATCGCATCCGCTTCGCCGCGGCGAATGATTTCCGTCGCTTCACCGACAGCCTGAACGCTAGCGGCACAGGCCGTCAGGCAATTCACATTAGGGCCTTGGGCGTCGAACATGCTGGCCAAGTAAGCTGAAGGCATATTGGGTTCTTGCTCAAGCTCTGCCACAGGGTCGAGAATATCTAACCCCGCCTCGACGAACTTCTTGAGGGAGAACTCGCCAGCCTCAGCTCCATCACCACCGGCTGTGGCAGTAACGACCATTTGGGCGAAGCGATGAAAATCTTGCTGGCCTTCACCCGCGCCTAGGTAAACTCCCAGTCGTTCGGGTGCTACCGTGCCGACAATCCCTGAGCCTTCAACTGCCTGCTTTGCAGCCCCGGCAGCAAAGGTGGTGTGATTACTTCGCGACTTCCAAACCTCAGGGTCTTCGCCCACCGAAGCGATCGACCAATTGCGAACTTCGGCTGCAATCGTCGTCGGGAAGTTTGCCTCGGCAAGCCTCTCTGAGCGTGCAACGCCCGACTTGCCGTCGAGTAAATTCCGCCAAAGCTCAACAGGCGTGGTGCCCAGCGGTGTGACACAACCGATACCAGTAACGACAACGCGACGACGCATGGGGGGAAACTCCCTGAAAGAAGTTAGCCGCCGAGCTTGCTCGGCGCTCGGATTGTTCTTGCAGCCACGCGTCGACCAAGGTCGGCGGCTAACACTCGGTTAACTCAGCGGATAATCTTCCTGCTTCAGCCGATTACCATCCTTATCGACTCCCACTTCAAACACGCGCACTAGGTTCAGCCAGTGCCGCAGGTCGGTCGGCTTGAATAACGCGGCTCCGATCTTTTCTTCGATCTCTTCACCCAAACGCGCGTACATCAGTTGTACTTCGGCATGTAGTCGTTCGCCAACATGTGCTGTTGCCGTCACCTGAGCGCTGTCGGCGCGTATCCAATCCGCGTTGACGCGGTAGGTCAATGTCTCGCCGGGTCGCACGCGGCTATGGAACTTCGCCTTCGCAAGCTTCGCCAACACCACCAACTCGCCGAACTTGTAGTGCTCGCTGACCAGCAACCCGCCTGCCTGCGCAATGCCCTCGGTGACTAGCGAATTGGGCATGATCGGATAGCCGACGAAATGATCATGCAGGTGATCTTCCGCCAGCGAAACACCCTTCACCGCCACAGCATGCGAGCTGCTGACAAACTCCGTGAATCGGTCAATCCAAAACCAACGCATGGGCTAAGCGGCCTTTAGTTTATGCTCAACGAAGTTGCACATATCTTGCACGGTGAGTTGTTCAGCCAAATTCTGCACGGCAGGGTTGGCTTCAAACTTGCTCAGATCAGCGAACGGCATTCGTTCTTTCAGGGCGGCGATTCCCGCTTCGTTCATCTTGCCATCCTCAACGTATTGGGCATCGTTGAAGAGGTCTTCGGGAAAGAGTTCGCCCCGTTCGATCTTGATGTCGAACGACTTTTCCAGACGAAAGACAATATCGAGAAAGTCGATCGACTCCGCGTCGAGATCGCCACGTAGCGTGGCAGTCGGTGTCACTTCATCATCATCCACGCCGAGCGCATCGACGAGAGCTTCCTGGACTTTTTCAAAAACTTCTTCTTGAGACGGCATCGTACTGATTAACCTCCAGCGGTGTCTGAGCAAGCTGCCGGTACACTTACGCGGCACGCGTCGCTCGTTAGTTTCGATTTGAGTTCTATAAGTGATTTGTAATGATTCGCTAACGCGCGAAATCCTTAGGCGGTGGCGGCTTCGACCTCGGCGTTCATTCGCCGGGTGAGGATTTCACATTGAGCACGTTGTAGCTCGATCATGCCTCGATCTAATTCTTCGTGTCGGGGCTCGTCGTCAGTGAGGTTCGCGCACTCAACGGAAAGTCGCCCACTGACGCACAGTCGATCGTCAACGGTGCCGCGGAATTTCATCCCAACGATGTTGCCCTCACGCTTGCTCTGTTGCACGGTAATCGTCAGCGTCTTGCCCGGCGTGACAAAATCAACGAAACGAAGTGACTTTGCTTCGTGCAAAGTAATGATGCTGTGCTGAAAATCTTCGCTCAATCGAACCAGCCAAGCCGCCGCCTGAGTTGCCGCTTCTAACATGAACACGCCCGGCAGCACGGGGAACTCCGGGAAGTGATCCGCCAGGTATTCCTCACTCAGCGAAACATTCTTCACCGCCGTCAATTCGGCATCCGGCTCGTATGAGCTAATCCGATCAAGCAGTGAAAACTTCATGACAACGGGTCCTTGAGCCGCAATCTACGTGTGCGACAAGCAATCGTCGGTTGGCGGTTTAGGCGATCTTCGCAAGCCAGCGAAGGTCGAAAATTTAGCCTTGTAATATAGCCTGAGGGCCAATCTGGGACAACGGGGACTGCTGAGGGGTTGTTGCCGTGTTATTCTGCACGATATGAACGAAACCGGTCATCAATCTGATTCCCGCTCGCCGACCTTGCGAACTGTACGTATCGAGAATAACACTCCTGTAGAGCGATTGGCGACGGCACACGGCATGTGGACCTATGCTCGCGACCTAATCCGTCGAGTCCTTCGCAGGGAGCACCCGGATTGGGAGCAAGAGCAAATCGATCAAGAGGTTGCGCGGAGGCTCTCTGGTGGATCAAGCTAGCCTTCTGCACTTCCTTTGCACGCAATTGAATCGACTCAACATCGGCTATTTCATTACCGGCTCTCATGCAACCATCGTCTACGGTGATGTTCGTTTTACCAATGACATCGATGTGGTGATTGATGTTAGTCCGGCAGACTTGGAGGCCTTTTGCACTGCGTTTCCAGAAGAGGATTTCTACTTGAGCCTACCAGCAGCACGACAAGCATTGGCGGATCGCGGAATGTTCAACATCATTCATCCTTCAAGCGGTTTGAAAATCGATGTCATCATTGCCAAAGATACCCTATTCAACCGCTCAAGAATGAATCGTAGCGTAAGATTTTCGATTGCCGATGACTGCGAGGCGAGATTCTCCTCACCAGAAGACATCATCGTGCAAAAGCTTCAGTGGCATCAAATGGGCGGGGGCGAGCGTCACTTAGAAGACATTCGAGGTGTTCTCAAGCGGCAAGAAGAGAAACTTGATCGACAATACATCGCCGAACAAGCAGATTCTCAAAACGTCCTAGATCTTTGGGTCGCGATTCTTAAAGAAGTTAAAGACGACGGCTAGCCAGCGGAATCAAGAGCAAAGACTAGGTGTTCTAAAACCCTCGTAACGTGTCCTTGTATTTGCCGCATTTGCAATTGCATCTCCAAGCTGAGTCACTCAGGGCTTCTAATTGAATAATGCCGTTGCAATCGTCGCATTCCAAACAACACTCCCCAGTTTGCTCGAAGATGCGAAAAGCTTCGACGAGAACCTCTAGTTTGTCAGAGGGCCGACTTCCCTCAGTCTTGCCAGGCGTTTCCATACTGAATTCCCTCGAAGGCATGCGACTCAGGGCCTTTCTTATTCTATTCGTAAGATTCATGCAATTCGTGGACAATACAGACCTGAGAGAGCGGCCTCGTATACACACTCAATTCCCTGCGTCCAACGCTCGTAGCTGCTCCATAGCCTGCTCGACCAGCGGCGTCAGTTCCTGATTGTCGCCATACAGCGCTTCGATCCCGCTCAGTAGCCGCCGGGCGGCCAGTTTGTTGCCCTCTTCGGCTAGCTCCGCGGCTTCGGCAAGTTTCTCCTCAATGAATGCGGCGAGGTCGTTCTGCCCTTCGCGATCACTGGCAATGCGCTCCGACGCTTGTTCAGCGAGTTTTGCAAAGGCTCGATCCTCCAATTCCTCACTTTCGCTGAACAGCTTGGTCACCGCCTCGTACTTCTTCCAGGCGGTTAGCCGGTCGCCGAAATCTTCGTAGCGCATGGCCTCAGAGTAGCGACGTTCAGCTTCGGACCGTTTCGACGCTTTCCTTAGGGCCGGATTCTCAGCTTTGCGCTGAGCACGGTACATGGCGTACCGAAGATCAAACTCTGAGATCGGCTCCGCGTATTGCGAGTTCGGAAAACGTTCTCGCAGTTCTTTCAAATACTGAGACTCCGCCTGCCGCCAGTCGTCGGGGTCGTCAGAAGCCATCAATGGTTCTGCCTTGGCGAACAGGGCCTCTTCACTTTCGGGAAGCATCGTCCAGACACCAATGCCAATCAGTGCCGCTAAAGACAAAGCCAGGAACCAAGCTTGTTCGTAAAACGGCGAGTCGTCCTTCTTGCGAGTTTTCCGCCGGGCGATTTTCTTCAACTCGCTACGGTCTTTGTCCATCGACAGCGCACCTTGCTGGCCCGACATGCCGTGTGCTGCCGCACCAACTCCCGCGGCAACTTTCCGACGCGCGTTCACAATAGCACGGTGTGCCTCTTCAGCCGTTGCGAAGCGATCCGCACGCTTCACTTCCAGCAGCTTCGCTACCAACGCATCAAGCCACACTGGTGCATTGAGCACCGTCGCCGAGACGCGCGGCGCGGGTGCGGCTCGGCGAGCTTCGATCAACTCCGCGGGCGAATTGGCAGGCCAAGGATACTCGCCCGTCAGCGACCGATAGAGAATCACCCCGAGGGAAAACAAATCGCACGCCGGCAGATCCTTCGAGCTTCGCCCGCGGAACTGCTCGGGGGAGAGGTAGTGAGCCTTGTCCATCGGCGAACGCAGCCCCAGCACTTCATCCCGATCCGCCCACGTCGCGTCGAGCCCTGTCAGCTTGAGGCCGACTTCGCCTTCCTCGGTTAGCTGATCCGTAAGCAGCACGTGCGCGGGAGTCAACCGCCGATGGACCACCTCTTTGCTGTGCAAGTACACGAGCGCCTTGCCGAGGGCTTCGGCGATTTCGACCGCCCCTTCCCAAGCGAGTTTCCCACGCCGCTGAAGTTGCGCGGCCAGGGACTCGCCTTCGACCAACTCAAGGGCTAAGTAAGGCTGCCCGCCATCAATGGCCCCGCCATACAGCCGGGCCACATTTGGGTGCTCAAGCTTTTGCAGCCGACGCACGTCCTCCATAAAGTTGTTCCCGCCGAGCGCATCCTGCACGACGCTGGGGTCGACGAGCTTAATCGCCATCGAACGCTTGAGTTCAAGATGCACCCCGCGCAGGACATTACTGTCCGCCCCGTTTTGATTGTCAACGGGTCCCAACGGCGATTCCAGCGCAAAAGGACCAATGCGAGAGCGTTGCATGAGAAGTGTTTCGTGTTGGTGTGGCCCCTCAGTTTTCCATTTTAGTTGGAGATTCAGAAACGACAAACCTTAGAGACGAGAGGCCAGAGGCGAGGGACGAGCATATTTCTTCAAGACTTACTCGCCCTTCGCCTCTCACCCCTATCCCCTCAAAAAAAGATGGACGTCCACCATTCGACCAGTCGCGCGCCGTCCTTGGCTTCGCCCCGTTCGTCGCTTCTCCACAAGCCGCGTTTCGCGAATAGCTACTGAGGGATCCAGCCCACACCCCCGGGCAGCGCGGCTGCCGATCCCGCTAAAGATCGGTGCGTGCTGTTTTTAAGCGTGTGCCATCACCCGCTGGCCGTCCGCCGCTGACGCTTGCGAGAAGTCGCCGTCGAACGAGGGTCTATTTTAAGGATTTGGTGTGCGGATGCAGCAACGATTTTTGGCCGGGTGGGTTTGCTCACTCGAAGTCCCTATGGTCAATCGTATCTGATGGATTAACTAGGCTGGTGCTACTCTATCTCCACCCCACCCAGCACCGTATCCAAATGCGACGTGATCGCCGCCGCCCAGCGGATGTAGCCGTTGCGGTTGAGGTGGAGCTTGTCGCCTAAAAACAGCTCCGCCCGTGCGTGGCCTTCAGCGTTGAGGTAAATGCTTTCGGTGCCGATGAAGTGTGTGTTCTTCTGTTGCTGGCAGAACTTGCGCACCAGGAAGTTCCCTTCGCGGATCTTGGACCATGCTTTCTGTCGTGATTCGGTCGGCGTCACGGCGACATAGAAAATCGCCGCTTCGGGTTGATGCTTTCGCGCGATCGCGTGGACACCGGCGAACAACTGCACGACTTCCTCCGGCGTGCGGTCGTCAGCGCGACCGACAATGTCGTTCCCAACAAAGAACACCACCGCGCGAAACTTGTGCGGCGTGATCAGTCGCTCAGCAAACACCGCAACGTCAGTCCAACGAGCTCCACCGTAGCCGCGTTGGATCGGGTGATAGGGCGACATATCCGCAGCGATGTCTTTCCACAGCCGAATGCTGGAACTTCCGATGAACAGAATCGCATCGTCAGGATGCTTCTCGACTTTGTCTTTCGCTTCGAGAGCGGCGATGGCCTCCGACCACTTTTCGAGTGCCGGCTTGCGAAACGGTTCGAGATCGAACGGCCTAACGGCAGTTGCTGATTCTTTGGCGACGAGGACGGTCGACGACGTCGCCAATACACAGAGTAGTAAGCTGGCTGAGAGGGTTGATCGCAGTTGCTTGAAATTTTCGAACATCGAAGGATTCTCCGGCGACTCGTAGAGTCGCGGCTGGTTGACATTACGAAATGAAAAGGCGGACTCTTCCTGACCACTAAGTCTGACACTTCGTACAAAAATAAATCTTTCGCGAACCGACCATCGCTGTGTCGATCATCGTATCACATTTGCCGCACCAGTCATGCTTGTAGACGAGTAATCGCTCTTCGCGATTCATTTTGCTGGGCGTCTTACCGATGTCTTTGGGGTCGGCGATGATGATCTTGTTGTACTTCACGCCGGTCTTGAGCAAGTCGACTAACAGTTTCCACATCTGGTCGAACTCGTCACGCGAAACTTCTTTGCCGGGACGTTCTGGGTGAATGCCAAGCAAGTGGAGAACTTCAGCACGGTAAACGTTCCCCACGCCAGCGATCACCGCTTGGTCGAGGATCAGTGCGCCGATCGCTTTGCGACTCTTCGTGATCTTTTCCCACGCAGCTTCCGGTTCCGCATCTTTGCGCAAAGGGTCGGGGCCAAGGCGGGCGAGGATGGCATCGACGGCTTCCGGCTCCAGCAACTCGCAGCGTGTGGGGCCGCGGAGGTCGAACATCTTCTTCTCGCCGATCATCCGCACCCGCACAGCACCCACGGGCTCGGGGGCGGGTAACTTATGCGTACGGAACTTCCCGTACAGACCCAAATGAATATGCAGCGTCGCCGCGGGCTTTTTGCCTGACTTCTTCCAACGATAGAACAAGTGCTTGCCGTAGGCTTCGATTGAGTCGAGCTTGCGACCGCTCAGTTCTTTCGCACCGTCAGCGAATCGCCCCTGCGGCGAACTGACTTTGAGTTTCTGCCCCACATAATCACGGGTATGATCACGTGCGAGCCGGTGGATGGTGTGGCCTTCAGGCATGGAAAGACTTTCTGCAAGCTGGTTGTGGATGATCACGTTACCGCAGAAGCCATCGGTTACCAACCGTTCGGCTATAGCTGTTTTCGGAACCACGAATCGAACGAATCACACGAATATGAGAAAGCAGCTAAACTAAAGCCTTAGCAGTCGAAACACTATTCATCATTCGTGAAGATTCGTGTCATTCGTGGTTCCGAAATGACCTACACCTTCCGCCCCAATCTGTTCGTCAAGCAACGCACCGTGCGGCTCACGGATCGCGGGATCGAGCAGCTTGCCCCTGACGGTTCCGTCAAGCGGACGATCCCCTACCGCGAAGTCCAATCGATCAGCGAAGTGATCGGCGGGCTGGGACACGATCCCCAGAGCGGTGCCTTCGTGCAGCAGTACGTCACGATTAAAGGTTGCGGCTCATTGACCATCAAAGGCTTTAGCTACCTCGGGGCACATAGCAAAACGAGCATCAAGGCAACCAACAACGCCGACGAGTACGAGCCGCTCGTCAGGCGGCTAAAGGAGCGTCTCGTCGCCAACAACCCCAACGTGCAACTGATCGAAGGGCATCTGTTTGCCAGTCTCATGGCCTGGTTCGTCTTTCTACTCTGCTTGGTCGGCCTGCCGTTGCTTGCCATCTCCGGATTGTTCTACGGAAAAGGAACCTTCTGGGAACGAGCCGGCGTCGCGCTGATCGTTCTCGTGATGGCCGGACTCTTAGGCCTGCCTTGTCGAAGCCTCGCGACGCACTACTGGCCGAAGAAGCGACGGTTGGCGGAGACATTGGAGGGGTGAGTGATTAGGGTGAGAACTTTCAATCTTGCGCGAACCCAGAAATCCCATTTCTGATCGAAGTGTTTACGCCGAAGGCGTTAAATAACATAGCCTAGGGTTAGCCGACAGCGAGCCCCAGCGAGCAGGCGGCTTACCCTAGGTTTGGAGTTTGTCTATAGAGTCGACCGAGCAAAGAGCGCTGCCTTTGCGAAAACTGAGGTCGAGGTCGAAAGAGGAACGGTATCCTCAGTAGAGAATCGATAGGTTGCTATGATTCTTATTGTGTAGTGTAAAAAAGATTCGATATGCGATGAATTTTTGA encodes:
- a CDS encoding ABC transporter ATP-binding protein, giving the protein MNNFLRVLRIALRHRITVIASVCCSLSIALLWGGNITAIYPIVDIVMAGKSIPQYVDENIVATQSELADLNQSAAEIRDTLDAKNEDEKQARQELGYLNSEISRKETKLAQLQRWAPLAHEYLPTTAFTTLALVCAGLFLGTVIKSLFRIMGAFCTARLRHLTAFELRKQFYRRTLRLDLSTFGQTSPGDLMNRFTGDVNLAAYGTNQVFGTALRAPLMIVVCLAGAAWISWQLLLLTMISAPLSGYAIHWLAKALKRANRKALEELSLVYDRLEETFSGLKVVKAFTSESRERSRFHQQSKQYYRKSMRIAFYDSLVSPLTEMMGIGMIVAAVVAGGYLVLNQQTHLLGIRISDEPLTHGWLTLFYGFLAGASDPIRRLSGIFNGLQQSFAASDHLFELFDRETEVADPSVPVVLPRKLGRIQFRDVSFSYKEEEPVLKNIDLTIQPGETIALVGPNGCGKSTLMNLLPRFYDPKQGAVAIDGVDLRSVRIRDLRGRIGVVTQETLLFDDTLAENIRYGTPGASDEDVIAASKRAHAHKFITSKLSDGYETVVGTRGGRLSGGQRQRIALARAILRDPEILILDEATSQIDVESERLIHEVLEEFVQGRTAFMITHRPSTLALADRIVVMEQGRIADVGKFEELAERCELFRRLAHLDHREAA
- a CDS encoding beta-ketoacyl-[acyl-carrier-protein] synthase family protein, with the protein product MRRRVVVTGIGCVTPLGTTPVELWRNLLDGKSGVARSERLAEANFPTTIAAEVRNWSIASVGEDPEVWKSRSNHTTFAAGAAKQAVEGSGIVGTVAPERLGVYLGAGEGQQDFHRFAQMVVTATAGGDGAEAGEFSLKKFVEAGLDILDPVAELEQEPNMPSAYLASMFDAQGPNVNCLTACAASVQAVGEATEIIRRGEADAMISGGAHSMIHPFGVTGFNLLTALSESNDEPEKASRPFDLNRDGFVLGEGSSIVVLEEYEHAKARGAHIYGEITGYGTTADAFRITDTHPEGRGGTACMKMAMEDAGINPETIDYVNAHGTSTAVNDKVETLAIKQSMGDYAYKVPVSSTKSMTGHLIAAAGATELIICLKTLAENVVPPTINYETPDPNCDLDYVPNAARDHQCKTVATNSFGFGGQNITLVVSEV
- a CDS encoding 3-hydroxyacyl-ACP dehydratase FabZ family protein — its product is MRWFWIDRFTEFVSSSHAVAVKGVSLAEDHLHDHFVGYPIMPNSLVTEGIAQAGGLLVSEHYKFGELVVLAKLAKAKFHSRVRPGETLTYRVNADWIRADSAQVTATAHVGERLHAEVQLMYARLGEEIEEKIGAALFKPTDLRHWLNLVRVFEVGVDKDGNRLKQEDYPLS
- a CDS encoding acyl carrier protein — its product is MPSQEEVFEKVQEALVDALGVDDDEVTPTATLRGDLDAESIDFLDIVFRLEKSFDIKIERGELFPEDLFNDAQYVEDGKMNEAGIAALKERMPFADLSKFEANPAVQNLAEQLTVQDMCNFVEHKLKAA
- a CDS encoding 3-hydroxyacyl-ACP dehydratase FabZ family protein yields the protein MKFSLLDRISSYEPDAELTAVKNVSLSEEYLADHFPEFPVLPGVFMLEAATQAAAWLVRLSEDFQHSIITLHEAKSLRFVDFVTPGKTLTITVQQSKREGNIVGMKFRGTVDDRLCVSGRLSVECANLTDDEPRHEELDRGMIELQRAQCEILTRRMNAEVEAATA
- a CDS encoding serine/threonine-protein kinase, whose amino-acid sequence is MQRSRIGPFALESPLGPVDNQNGADSNVLRGVHLELKRSMAIKLVDPSVVQDALGGNNFMEDVRRLQKLEHPNVARLYGGAIDGGQPYLALELVEGESLAAQLQRRGKLAWEGAVEIAEALGKALVYLHSKEVVHRRLTPAHVLLTDQLTEEGEVGLKLTGLDATWADRDEVLGLRSPMDKAHYLSPEQFRGRSSKDLPACDLFSLGVILYRSLTGEYPWPANSPAELIEARRAAPAPRVSATVLNAPVWLDALVAKLLEVKRADRFATAEEAHRAIVNARRKVAAGVGAAAHGMSGQQGALSMDKDRSELKKIARRKTRKKDDSPFYEQAWFLALSLAALIGIGVWTMLPESEEALFAKAEPLMASDDPDDWRQAESQYLKELRERFPNSQYAEPISEFDLRYAMYRAQRKAENPALRKASKRSEAERRYSEAMRYEDFGDRLTAWKKYEAVTKLFSESEELEDRAFAKLAEQASERIASDREGQNDLAAFIEEKLAEAAELAEEGNKLAARRLLSGIEALYGDNQELTPLVEQAMEQLRALDAGN
- a CDS encoding DNA-formamidopyrimidine glycosylase family protein, with translation MVPKTAIAERLVTDGFCGNVIIHNQLAESLSMPEGHTIHRLARDHTRDYVGQKLKVSSPQGRFADGAKELSGRKLDSIEAYGKHLFYRWKKSGKKPAATLHIHLGLYGKFRTHKLPAPEPVGAVRVRMIGEKKMFDLRGPTRCELLEPEAVDAILARLGPDPLRKDAEPEAAWEKITKSRKAIGALILDQAVIAGVGNVYRAEVLHLLGIHPERPGKEVSRDEFDQMWKLLVDLLKTGVKYNKIIIADPKDIGKTPSKMNREERLLVYKHDWCGKCDTMIDTAMVGSRKIYFCTKCQT